In Cervus elaphus chromosome 5, mCerEla1.1, whole genome shotgun sequence, the following proteins share a genomic window:
- the LOC122695452 gene encoding probable low-specificity L-threonine aldolase 2 isoform X2 produces MLRRLARAATPRHRVFWARRSGSLAEVPTYVVDLRSDTVTKPGPAMRRAMAEAVVGDDDYGEDPTVRELQATAAELLGVEQTLFVPTNTMANLISVMCHCRRRGSQLLLGQECHLHVYEQGGVAQIAGVHSHPLPDLPYGTLDLTELERLVTRSLGSPYHLVCELICLENTHSSSGGRVLPLEYLRQVHLLARSHGVRVHLDGARLMNAAVALGVPPARIVEHCDSVSLCFSKGLGAPVGALVGGPKDFIEEAWRLRKALGGGMRQAGVLAAAALVGLADAEEMLQKDHQNAQRFAKGLQELASPVCSVDPTAVETNMVMVRVDGLPPEELCRRLQAVSSDEAAQTGRAVRVLVFPWTERSVRAVWHRDVSAQDTELALGKWAFVLRTLRLGQDGRS; encoded by the exons ATGCTCCGCAGACTGGCCCGGGCCGCGACCCCGCGGCACCGGGTCTTCTGGGCGCGGAGGTCTGGGAGCCTGGCGGAGGTTCCGACGTACGTGGTGGACCTGCGCAGCGACACGGTGACCAAGCCCGGGCCGGCCATGAGGCGCGCCATGGCCGAGGCCGTCGTGGGGGACGACGACTACGGCGAGGACCCCACCGTCCGCG AGCTGCAGGCCACGGCTGCGGAGCTGCTTGGGGTGGAGCAGACCCTGTTCGTGCCCACAAACACCATGGCCAACCTCATCTCTG TGATGTGTCACTGCCGGCGCCGGGGCTCCCAGCTCCTCCTGGGGCAGGAATGCCACCTCCATGTCTATGAGCAGGGCGGGGTGGCTCAG ATCGCAGGGGTgcactcccaccccctcccagacCTGCCCTACGGCACCCTGGACCTGACTGAGCTGGAGAGGCTGGTCACACGGAGCCTTGGGAGCCCCTACCACCTGGTCTGTGAGCTCATTTGCCTGGAGAACACCCACAGCAGCTCCGGGGGCCGGGTCCTCCCCTTGGAATACCTACGCCAG GTGCACTTGCTGGCCCGAAGCCATGGGGTCCGTGTCCACCTGGACGGGGCGCGGTTGATGAATGCCGCGGTGGCTCTGGGCGTGCCCCCAGCCCGCATCGTGGAGCACTGTGactctgtgtctctctgttttTCCAAG GGCCTTGGTGCACCAGTGGGGGCCCTGGTTGGGGGACCCAAGGACTTCATTGAAGAAGCCTGGCGCCTCCGGAAAGCCCTGGGTGGAGGGATGCGCCAGGCGGGGGTGCTGGCCGCAGCTGCCCTGGTGGGACTGGCTGACGCCGAGGAGATGTTGCAGAAGGACCACCAGAACGCCCAGAGATTTGCCAAAG GGCTCCAGGAATTGGCGTCCCCCGTCTGCTCCGTGGATCCCACCGCCGTGGAGACCAACATGGTGATGGTAAGAGTGGACGGGCTGCCGCCCGAGGAGCTGTGCCGGCGCCTGCAGGCCGTGAGCTCGGACGAGGCGGCCCAGACCGGCCGCGCGGTGCGCGTGCTGGTCTTCCCCTGGACGGAGCGGTCGGTGCGCGCCGTGTGGCACCGGGACGTCTCCGCGCAGGACACAGAGCTGGCGCTGGGAAAGTGGGCGTTCGTGCTGAGGACCCTCCGCCTTGGCCAGGATGGACGGAGCTGA
- the LOC122695452 gene encoding probable low-specificity L-threonine aldolase 1 isoform X1: protein MLRRLARAATPRHRVFWARRSGSLAEVPTYVVDLRSDTVTKPGPAMRRAMAEAVVGDDDYGEDPTVRELQATAAELLGVEQTLFVPTNTMANLISVMCHCRRRGSQLLLGQECHLHVYEQGGVAQIAGVHSHPLPDLPYGTLDLTELERLVTRSLGSPYHLVCELICLENTHSSSGGRVLPLEYLRQVHLLARSHGVRVHLDGARLMNAAVALGVPPARIVEHCDSVSLCFSKGLGAPVGALVGGPKDFIEEAWRLRKALGGGMRQAGVLAAAALVGLADAEEMLQKDHQNAQRFAKGIGVPRLLRGSHRRGDQHGDGKSGRAAARGAVPAPAGRELGRGGPDRPRGARAGLPLDGAVGARRVAPGRLRAGHRAGAGKVGVRAEDPPPWPGWTELTRAGVSSEPAEGEAVKPHPRPLLVSWDPLTSVTRAVMPSTCSFSRPHVLLCLGWGPKLAGTDGTPATARGA from the exons ATGCTCCGCAGACTGGCCCGGGCCGCGACCCCGCGGCACCGGGTCTTCTGGGCGCGGAGGTCTGGGAGCCTGGCGGAGGTTCCGACGTACGTGGTGGACCTGCGCAGCGACACGGTGACCAAGCCCGGGCCGGCCATGAGGCGCGCCATGGCCGAGGCCGTCGTGGGGGACGACGACTACGGCGAGGACCCCACCGTCCGCG AGCTGCAGGCCACGGCTGCGGAGCTGCTTGGGGTGGAGCAGACCCTGTTCGTGCCCACAAACACCATGGCCAACCTCATCTCTG TGATGTGTCACTGCCGGCGCCGGGGCTCCCAGCTCCTCCTGGGGCAGGAATGCCACCTCCATGTCTATGAGCAGGGCGGGGTGGCTCAG ATCGCAGGGGTgcactcccaccccctcccagacCTGCCCTACGGCACCCTGGACCTGACTGAGCTGGAGAGGCTGGTCACACGGAGCCTTGGGAGCCCCTACCACCTGGTCTGTGAGCTCATTTGCCTGGAGAACACCCACAGCAGCTCCGGGGGCCGGGTCCTCCCCTTGGAATACCTACGCCAG GTGCACTTGCTGGCCCGAAGCCATGGGGTCCGTGTCCACCTGGACGGGGCGCGGTTGATGAATGCCGCGGTGGCTCTGGGCGTGCCCCCAGCCCGCATCGTGGAGCACTGTGactctgtgtctctctgttttTCCAAG GGCCTTGGTGCACCAGTGGGGGCCCTGGTTGGGGGACCCAAGGACTTCATTGAAGAAGCCTGGCGCCTCCGGAAAGCCCTGGGTGGAGGGATGCGCCAGGCGGGGGTGCTGGCCGCAGCTGCCCTGGTGGGACTGGCTGACGCCGAGGAGATGTTGCAGAAGGACCACCAGAACGCCCAGAGATTTGCCAAAG GAATTGGCGTCCCCCGTCTGCTCCGTGGATCCCACCGCCGTGGAGACCAACATGGTGATGGTAAGAGTGGACGGGCTGCCGCCCGAGGAGCTGTGCCGGCGCCTGCAGGCCGTGAGCTCGGACGAGGCGGCCCAGACCGGCCGCGCGGTGCGCGTGCTGGTCTTCCCCTGGACGGAGCGGTCGGTGCGCGCCGTGTGGCACCGGGACGTCTCCGCGCAGGACACAGAGCTGGCGCTGGGAAAGTGGGCGTTCGTGCTGAGGACCCTCCGCCTTGGCCAGGATGGACGGAGCTGACGAGGGCCGGTGTCTCCAGCGAGCCGGCGGAAGGAGAGGCAGTAAAACCCCACCCCCGTCCTCTGCTGGTCTCCTGGGACCCCCTCACTTCCGTCACACGCGCGGTGATGCCTTCCACCTGTTCATTCAGCAGACCCCACGTGCTGCTGTGTCTGGGATGGGGGCCCAAGCTTGCTGGGACAGATGGGACACCCGCCACAGCCCGGGGGGCATGA